A single region of the Echinimonas agarilytica genome encodes:
- the malQ gene encoding 4-alpha-glucanotransferase has protein sequence MVEHHLQQLCSEHGIESNYTDAWGNPATVVPESKAKLLAAMGYSVSDAASLELQIHDKHIHDWAQPVAPVLVCHSAESYAFEIRLPKEQISNLVKWTITTEEGNVVEGTLTPIEGQKVSEHEIDGVVYQGYSVSIWADLPWGYHQLVLSNPVDQVLGHSSLIVTPAACYSPQHVIDGAKLWGPSVQLYCLRSTRNWGVGDFTDLKFLLKQVAGKGGDFVGLNPIHALYPSNPESASPYSPSSRRWLNIIYIDVTAIAEYSDSKAAQAIVNSAEFKTRIEALKSPEWVDYTGVMQAKIEVLDEVFATFKAEQLSKNTKRARAFRDFVKAGGDSLLEQAAFDALQRHFYAEGINAWGWPAWPEEYQDFSTDAVKAFIKKHKAKVDFFAFLQFIADEQLQQANAVADESGMSLGLYRDLAVGVSEGSTELWANKGLYLQDASVGAPPDVLGPLGQNWGLPPIDPEQARQQAYKPFIDLFRSNMRHCGALRIDHVMALLRLWWIPKGETADKGAYVYYPIDDLLAILALESHRNQCLIIGEDLGTVPDGIFETLQESGVYSYRVFFFERSKEDGGFYAPQHYPVQAMSTLTTHDMPTLRGFWQCDDLKLGKELGLYVDEDVLQTLYADRHDSKQRILDSLHGMGAIPDHISKDVNWVAMTKELNFALQQHMAAGSSALLALQLEDWLEMEKPVNVPGTSSEYPNWRRKLTHNLEELFADKTVGELLAELTEIRKKAFGVGA, from the coding sequence ATGGTCGAACACCATCTTCAGCAGCTGTGCAGTGAGCACGGTATTGAGTCAAATTACACCGACGCTTGGGGCAACCCCGCGACCGTTGTGCCAGAAAGCAAGGCTAAGCTTTTGGCTGCAATGGGTTACTCGGTTTCTGATGCAGCATCACTTGAGCTACAAATACACGACAAGCACATTCATGATTGGGCACAGCCGGTTGCTCCAGTTTTGGTATGCCATTCTGCGGAGAGTTATGCATTTGAAATCCGATTGCCAAAAGAGCAAATTTCAAACCTCGTAAAATGGACGATAACAACCGAAGAAGGCAATGTAGTCGAAGGAACATTAACTCCCATTGAAGGGCAGAAAGTTTCTGAGCACGAAATAGATGGGGTGGTATACCAAGGGTACTCTGTTTCAATTTGGGCAGATTTACCGTGGGGTTATCATCAGCTTGTGTTGTCAAACCCAGTTGATCAGGTTTTAGGCCACAGTAGCTTAATCGTTACTCCTGCAGCGTGTTATTCACCACAGCATGTGATTGATGGTGCCAAATTATGGGGGCCGAGTGTTCAACTCTATTGCTTGCGCTCGACTCGTAACTGGGGCGTAGGTGACTTTACTGACCTTAAATTTTTATTAAAGCAGGTTGCAGGCAAAGGCGGTGATTTTGTCGGTCTGAATCCTATTCACGCACTGTATCCTTCAAACCCTGAGAGTGCGAGCCCTTATTCTCCTTCAAGCCGTCGCTGGTTAAACATCATTTATATTGATGTGACCGCCATTGCTGAGTATTCCGATTCAAAAGCGGCTCAAGCGATTGTGAATAGTGCTGAATTTAAAACTCGAATTGAAGCGCTGAAATCACCTGAATGGGTTGATTACACTGGCGTCATGCAAGCAAAAATTGAAGTTTTAGATGAAGTGTTTGCAACATTTAAAGCGGAACAACTGAGTAAAAATACAAAACGAGCGCGGGCATTTCGCGACTTCGTAAAAGCCGGTGGCGACAGTTTACTTGAGCAGGCAGCATTTGATGCGTTGCAGCGCCACTTTTACGCCGAAGGTATTAATGCTTGGGGCTGGCCAGCGTGGCCTGAAGAGTACCAAGACTTTTCAACGGATGCGGTTAAAGCCTTCATTAAGAAACACAAAGCGAAAGTCGACTTTTTCGCATTTCTTCAATTCATTGCAGATGAGCAATTACAGCAAGCAAATGCAGTTGCTGATGAATCAGGCATGTCACTGGGTCTTTATCGTGACCTAGCCGTTGGCGTGAGCGAAGGAAGTACTGAGCTGTGGGCGAATAAAGGGCTCTATTTACAAGATGCTTCCGTAGGTGCTCCACCGGATGTTTTAGGTCCTTTGGGTCAAAACTGGGGATTACCTCCAATCGATCCTGAGCAAGCGCGCCAGCAAGCTTATAAACCCTTTATCGATTTGTTCCGTTCAAACATGCGTCATTGTGGCGCATTGCGCATTGATCATGTGATGGCTTTATTGCGTCTCTGGTGGATACCGAAAGGTGAAACAGCCGATAAAGGTGCGTATGTTTATTACCCAATTGATGATCTACTGGCTATTTTGGCGCTTGAAAGCCATCGTAATCAGTGTTTAATCATCGGAGAAGATCTGGGGACTGTTCCAGATGGAATTTTCGAGACATTGCAAGAGAGCGGTGTTTATTCATATCGCGTTTTCTTCTTTGAACGCTCGAAAGAAGATGGCGGTTTCTATGCACCACAGCATTATCCAGTGCAGGCCATGTCGACCTTAACAACGCATGATATGCCAACATTGAGAGGCTTTTGGCAATGCGATGACCTAAAGCTCGGCAAAGAGTTGGGGTTGTACGTTGATGAAGATGTTCTTCAAACGCTTTATGCAGACCGGCATGACTCAAAACAGCGCATCCTCGACAGTTTGCATGGTATGGGAGCCATACCGGATCACATATCTAAAGATGTAAACTGGGTAGCGATGACAAAAGAGCTAAACTTTGCGTTGCAGCAACATATGGCTGCCGGTAGTAGTGCTTTATTAGCGCTTCAACTTGAAGATTGGTTAGAGATGGAAAAACCAGTAAACGTGCCCGGCACGAGTTCTGAATATCCAAATTGGCGCCGTAAATTAACTCACAATCTAGAAGAGCTCTTTGCCGACAAAACCGTAGGTGAATTGCTCGCTGAGCTCACCGAAATTCGCAAGAAAGCATTTGGTGTGGGGGCGTAA
- the gap gene encoding type I glyceraldehyde-3-phosphate dehydrogenase, which yields MAIKVGINGFGRIGRFVFRASCERDDIEVVGINDLIDVEYMAYMLKYDSTHGRFNGTVDVVDGNLVVNGSVVRVTAERDPADLKWDAIGAEIVVESTGLFLTDETARKHIAAGAKKVVLSAPSKDSTPMFVMGVNHDSYAGQEIVSNASCTTNCLAPIAKVLNDNWGIKDGLMTTVHATTATQKTVDGPSAKDWRGGRGAGQNIIPSSTGAAKAVGVVIPELNGKLTGMAFRVPTPDVSVVDLTVNLDKPATYAEICAAMKAASEGEMAGVLGYTEDAVVSNDFVGETQTSVFDADAGIALTDTFVKVVSWYDNEIGYSNKVLDLVAHISE from the coding sequence ATGGCTATTAAAGTAGGCATCAACGGTTTTGGCCGTATCGGGCGCTTCGTATTCCGTGCTTCTTGTGAACGCGACGATATTGAAGTAGTCGGCATCAATGATTTGATCGATGTTGAATACATGGCATACATGCTCAAATACGATTCAACTCACGGCCGCTTTAACGGTACTGTTGACGTAGTCGATGGCAACCTAGTAGTAAACGGTTCTGTTGTTCGTGTAACTGCAGAGCGTGATCCAGCAGACCTAAAATGGGATGCGATTGGCGCAGAAATCGTTGTTGAATCAACAGGCCTGTTCCTGACTGATGAAACTGCACGTAAGCACATCGCCGCTGGTGCGAAAAAAGTTGTTCTGTCTGCTCCTTCTAAAGACAGCACGCCAATGTTCGTTATGGGCGTTAACCACGACTCATACGCTGGCCAAGAAATCGTTTCTAACGCTTCTTGTACCACAAACTGCTTGGCACCAATTGCTAAAGTATTGAACGACAACTGGGGCATCAAAGATGGCCTCATGACGACTGTTCATGCAACTACAGCAACTCAGAAAACAGTTGACGGCCCTTCTGCGAAAGATTGGCGCGGCGGTCGTGGCGCAGGTCAAAACATCATTCCTTCTTCTACTGGCGCAGCGAAAGCTGTTGGCGTAGTAATTCCAGAATTGAATGGTAAATTGACAGGTATGGCATTCCGCGTACCTACGCCAGACGTTTCTGTAGTTGACTTAACTGTTAACCTAGATAAGCCAGCAACTTATGCTGAAATCTGTGCTGCGATGAAAGCTGCATCAGAAGGCGAAATGGCCGGTGTTCTTGGTTACACTGAAGACGCAGTGGTTTCTAACGACTTCGTTGGCGAAACTCAAACATCTGTATTTGATGCAGACGCGGGTATCGCATTGACTGACACATTCGTTAAAGTTGTATCTTGGTACGACAACGAAATCGGTTACTCAAATAAAGTTCTAGATTTAGTTGCTCACATTTCTGAATAA